In Citrus sinensis cultivar Valencia sweet orange chromosome 2, DVS_A1.0, whole genome shotgun sequence, a single genomic region encodes these proteins:
- the LOC102619935 gene encoding uncharacterized protein LOC102619935 isoform X1, translated as MDPALYGAQSPVPAAPGLHGAGLNGDVNPMPSNIWPLDAPKNQRQFQTSTMNQQQQILAPTQSLTLGNLTPSFPGSSAGFARHKLMVPKMDLRGKNAQMAVQMRQTAQHQLHGKQPQHQQLEEKGRRRNKSSLSRAKDKSKDDRKAEGSKPVNENIESVSSHDTTVDSSTAASNKNKPRAP; from the exons ATGGATCCTGCCCTCTATGGTGCACAAAGTCCCGTACCTGCAGCACCTGGACTTCATGGGGCAG GCCTGAACGGAGATGTCAATCCAATGCCGTCGAATATATGGCCATTGGAT GCACCAAAAAATCAAAGGCAGTTTCAAACATCGACCATGAACCAGCAACAACAGATCTTGGCTCCAACACAGTCATTGACATTGGGGAACCTGACACCCAGTTTTCCTGGAAGCTCTGCCGGTTTTGCTCGTCACAAGCTGATGGTTCCCAAGATGGATTTAAGGGGGAAAAACGCACAG ATGGCTGTCCAAATGAGACAAACTGCACAGCACCAACTTCACGGTAAGCAGCCTCAGCACCAGCAGTTAGAAGAG AAAGGCAGAAGAAGGAATAAATCATCACTTTCAAGAGCTAAAGACAAGAGTAAG GATGATAGGAAAGCAGAAGGCAGTAAACCTGTGAATGAAAACATTGAATCAGTTTCATCCCATGATACTACTGTTGATTCAAGCACTGCCGCTAGCAACAAAAATAAGCCCAGAG CCCCTTGA
- the LOC102619935 gene encoding uncharacterized protein LOC102619935 isoform X2, translating to MDPALYGAQSPVPAAPGLHGAGLNGDVNPMPSNIWPLDAPKNQRQFQTSTMNQQQQILAPTQSLTLGNLTPSFPGSSAGFARHKLMVPKMDLRGKNAQMAVQMRQTAQHQLHGRRRNKSSLSRAKDKSKDDRKAEGSKPVNENIESVSSHDTTVDSSTAASNKNKPRAP from the exons ATGGATCCTGCCCTCTATGGTGCACAAAGTCCCGTACCTGCAGCACCTGGACTTCATGGGGCAG GCCTGAACGGAGATGTCAATCCAATGCCGTCGAATATATGGCCATTGGAT GCACCAAAAAATCAAAGGCAGTTTCAAACATCGACCATGAACCAGCAACAACAGATCTTGGCTCCAACACAGTCATTGACATTGGGGAACCTGACACCCAGTTTTCCTGGAAGCTCTGCCGGTTTTGCTCGTCACAAGCTGATGGTTCCCAAGATGGATTTAAGGGGGAAAAACGCACAG ATGGCTGTCCAAATGAGACAAACTGCACAGCACCAACTTCACG GCAGAAGAAGGAATAAATCATCACTTTCAAGAGCTAAAGACAAGAGTAAG GATGATAGGAAAGCAGAAGGCAGTAAACCTGTGAATGAAAACATTGAATCAGTTTCATCCCATGATACTACTGTTGATTCAAGCACTGCCGCTAGCAACAAAAATAAGCCCAGAG CCCCTTGA
- the LOC102620764 gene encoding uncharacterized protein LOC102620764: METHKGKADVSSAEAVFLGALAPGVNGPTWTTLKSAFVMLGVCLAVMFGLAFSSSDSSLILHVGFLLLIALTLFFLLSWFLAQTGLVSVEHQMLEMNLMPNDHQRSNKGE, encoded by the exons ATGGAAACCCATAAAGGCAAAGCAGATGTATCCTCGGCAGAAGCTGTCTTCCTTGGAGCTCTGGCACCTGGTGTTAAT gGTCCCACATGGACAACGCTAAAATCGGCGTTTGTGATGCTGGGTGTGTGTCTTGCTGTTATGTTTGGATTAGCATTCTCTTCAAGCGACTCTTCACTGATTCTTCATGTTGGGTTTTTGCTCCTAATTGCTCTCAccctcttttttcttcttagctg GTTTCTTGCGCAGACTGGTCTGGTTTCAGTTGAACATCAAATGCTGGAGATGAACTTGATGCCAAATGATCATCAGAGAAGCAATAAAGGGGAATAA
- the LOC102623595 gene encoding rapid alkalinization factor, which translates to MGTAKQLLISMVFLALGIVMAMMASETNAFDSGNWGRLTNIGRIEDDTEVLMPTEDSRRHLNAAGFISYGALQGNSVPCNRRGASYYNCNGGGPTNPYRRGCTAITNCQRATA; encoded by the coding sequence atgggtaCAGCAAAGCAGCTGCTGATCAGTATGGTGTTCCTCGCATTGGGCATTGTGATGGCCATGATGGCATCAGAGACAAATGCCTTCGACAGCGGCAACTGGGGTCGCCTTACCAACATCGGACGCATTGAAGATGACACTGAAGTGTTGATGCCCACAGAAGATAGCCGTCGCCACCTCAATGCAGCAGGCTTCATCAGCTACGGAGCCCTACAGGGCAATTCAGTTCCATGCAACCGACGTGGCGCTTCCTATTACAATTGCAATGGAGGTGGCCCCACTAACCCTTACCGCCGTGGTTGCACCGCCATCACCAACTGCCAGAGGGCCACTGCCTAA
- the LOC102621058 gene encoding nonsense-mediated mRNA decay factor SMG7-like isoform X2, which yields MSSNSHLPLIYKKGKPNLLVEVANTDKQLVTLIHSKGLLCPEVQELYHRVCSSYEKILLNDYDQAELQDVEYSLWKLHYRHIDEFRKRIKKSSVSDNTMPQSGANVQRSSDNHIEGFKSFLSEAMAFYHNLVVKIKRYYGLPEESSFAKEGYMSTTLEPNKKQKYQFLCHRFLVCLGDLARYKEQYENFGAQEHNWSVAVSHYLEATMIWPDSGNPQNQNRSSDLHSLSMEAHFDISKPSERSSNQIKSQSRDGFSNCNMLKAEHDCFKETNLWSLIIRTISFFFIKSSLEDFPYTFASTMRELDAAMELDDAKLKALLESYQLMDSARTGPFRALQVVSIFIFTIENLINAPEIKGSKDKNDMQQLEFIRWALSATFIFMGRLVERCLKSNSLDSSPLLSSVLVFVEWLVGILEQAESYASDGKSRSAMSYFFGAFVGLLKQLNARSEVSSPKKTALWEDYELRGFAPVLCSHQSLDFSVHFGHIKSFEAGIECRADRVINAAMKIANRSNGSQKWIIYDKIGMRFCVAVSNVNADTSNSEFELTNDLKVKEAHQSISKSTEEYEKQILEENETSPSVLGESAVMEEEEVIVFKPLTRYNSAPLYASVHTKDSESPKDTEEQTVPPDECLRRATSLLIAQNQSQDDPLGFHSDITNFRPSKPFKQQEPPVKETGASSFSPTAISAGPPSLSSWVFNRGSGNNDREKGRSDMSIPGLSPIEEIASASLSGLSIGQTKDSVISSGQTYASSNYTSPYSAPVPSAPLLPENASWFNDVQPSSYEFKNLEGINRTNNLSDASALSSYPNLNSTHDHYNYDCAVPGFMNGYPPFRGMTSSEWLRQYRENHNLDWTNSYSWPLHHYAPRNSGNFHNQDASMLNLRDHWQVPLASNQMIYPESQLLHPGFPQVHAADEHRRDKLFPDYQRPTAYGCGVATDFRDEPQPLLQYLKEKEWLLQRDPTGRGPYMGN from the exons ATGAGCAGCAATTCACATCTTCCCCTTATTTATAAGAAAGGAAAACCCAATCTTCTAGTTGAG GTTGCTAATACAGATAAACAGTTAGTTACGTTGATCCATTCCAAAGGATTACTGTGCCCTGAAGTTCAAGAATTGTACCACAGAGTCTGCTCAAGCTATGAGAAAATTCTTCTAAATGATTATGATCAGGCAGAGCTTCAAGATGTTGAATATTCTTTGTGGAAGCTTCACTATAGGCACATCGATGAATTTcggaaaagaataaagaaaagcTCTGTTTCAGATAATACAATGCCGCAAAGTGGTGCTAACGTGCAGAGAAGCAGTGACAATCATATAGAAGGATTCAAATCTTTTTTGTCGGAAGCAATGGCATTTTATCATAATCTGgtagttaaaattaaaagatattatgGGCTTCCAGAAGAATCTTCCTTCGCTAAGGAAGGTTATATGTCAACTACTCTTGAACCAAACAAAAAGCAGAAATACCAGTTTTTATGCCATCGCTTTTTAGTTTGCCTTGGGGATCTTGCTAGATACAAAGAACAGTATGAAAACTTTGGTGCTCAGGAACATAACTGGTCAGTTGCAGTTTCCCACTACTTGGAAGCTACAATGATTTGGCCAGATAGTGGAAACCCTCAGAACCAg AACAGGTCATCTGATTTGCATTCCCTTTCTATGGAGGCCCACTTTGATATCTCAAAACCATCTGAAAGAAGCAGCAATCAGATCAAATCACAATCAAGAGATGGTTTTTCAAATTGCAATATGTTGAAAGCTGAACATGATTGCTTTAAGGAAACAAATTTATGGTCACTTATCATCAGAACAATAAGCttctttttcataaaatcCAG TTTGGAGGATTTCCCTTACACTTTTGCTTCTACCATGAGAGAGTTGGATGCGGCAATGGAATTAGATGATGCAAAACTAAAAGCCCTGCTGGAATCCTATCAGCTTATGGATTCAGCTAGAACAGGCCCTTTCCGAGCACTTCAAGTTGTTTCTATATTCATTTTTACCATTGAGAATCTGATTAATGCCCCAGAAATAAAAGgatcaaaagacaaaaatgaTATGCAGCAGCTGGAGTTTATACGGTGGGCATTATCTGCTACATTCATTTTCATGGGACGCCTAGTTGAAAGGTGTTTGAAGTCAAATAGCTTGGACTCTAGCCCTCTTTTATCTTCTGTACTTGTTTTTGTGGAGTGGTTGGTGGGCATACTTGAGCAAGCTGAATCATATGCGTCAGATGGTAAAAGTAGAAGTGCTATGTCTTACTTTTTTGGTGCTTTTGTTGGCCTTTTGAAGCAGCTCAATGCTAGGAGTGAGGTCTCATCTCCCAAAAAGACTGCTCTGTGGGAAGACTATGAGTTGAGGGGCTTTGCACCAGTATTGTGTTCGCACCAGTCATTAGATTTCTCAGTGCATTTTGGACATATAAAGAGTTTTGAAGCTGGCATTGAATGTCGTGCTGATCGTGTCATTAATGCTGCAATGAAGATTGCAAACAGATCAAATGGTTCTCAAAAGTGGATCATCTATGACAAAATAGGAATGAGATTCTGTGTGGCAGTTTCAAATGTGAATGCAGACACAAGCAACTCAGAATTCGAGTTGACCAATGATCTTAAAGTGAAAGAGGCCCATCAGTCTATATCCAAGTCAACTGAGGAATATGAAAAACAGATACTGGAAGAAAATGAGACTAGCCCTTCTGTGCTAGGAGAATCTGCTGTCATGGAAGAGGAAGAAGTCATTGTCTTCAAGCCTCTTACAAGATATAATTCTGCACCACTCTATGCTTCTGTTCATACTAAGGACTCAGAATCTCCAAAGGACACAGAGGAGCAAACAGTGCCACCTGATGAATGCTTGCGCCGTGCCACCTCACTCCTTATAGCACAAAACCAGTCACAGGATGATCCTTTGGGGTTCCATTCTGACATCACTAATTTCAGGCCCAGCAAACCGTTTAAGCAGCAGGAGCCTCCTGTAAAGGAAACTGGAGCATCCTCATTTTCTCCAACTGCCATATCTGCTGGGCCTCCCTCTCTCAGTTCTTGGGTCTTCAATAGAGGAAGTGGCAATAATGATAGAGAAAAAGGGAGAAGTGACATGAGTATACCTGGCTTGAGCCCCATTGAGGAAATAGCTTCTGCATCCTTATCTGGTCTCTCCATTGGTCAAACTAAGGATTCTGTTATAAGTTCTGGGCAAACTTATGCGAGCAGCAATTACACTTCTCCATATTCAGCTCCAGTGCCTTCTGCTCCTTTATTGCCTGAGAATGCTTCTTGGTTTAATGATGTGCAACCCAGTTCATATGAATTCAAGAACTTGGAGGGCATCAACCGAACAAATAACTTGTCTGATGCATCAGCGTTGAGTAGTTATCCAAATTTGAACTCTACTCATGatcattataattatgattgtGCTGTTCCAGGTTTCATGAATGGATACCCACCATTCCGTGGAATGACTTCTTCTGAATGGCTTCGCCAGTACAGAGAAAACCACAATCTTGACTGGACCAATAGCTATTCATGGCCCCTTCATCACTACGCTCCCAGGAACTCAGGCAACTTCCATAATCAAGATGCTTCCATGCTCAATCTTCGTGATCATTGGCAAGTTCCGCTGGCTTCAAACCAAATGATTTATCCTGAGAGCCAATTGTTGCATCCGGGTTTTCCCCAAGTTCATGCAGCAGATGAACACAGAAGAGATAAACTATTTCCTGATTACCAGAGGCCAACCGCTTATGGCTGCGGCGTCGCAACAGACTTTAGAGATGAGCCACAGCCTCTTTTGCAGTATCTTAAAGAGAAAGAATGGCTGTTGCAGCGGGATCCAACAGGGAGAGGTCCTTATATGGGAAACTGA
- the LOC102621058 gene encoding nonsense-mediated mRNA decay factor SMG7-like isoform X1 yields MSSNSHLPLIYKKGKPNLLVEVANTDKQLVTLIHSKGLLCPEVQELYHRVCSSYEKILLNDYDQAELQDVEYSLWKLHYRHIDEFRKRIKKSSVSDNTMPQSGANVQRSSDNHIEGFKSFLSEAMAFYHNLVVKIKRYYGLPEESSFAKEGYMSTTLEPNKKQKYQFLCHRFLVCLGDLARYKEQYENFGAQEHNWSVAVSHYLEATMIWPDSGNPQNQLAVLATYVGDEFLALYHCVRSLAVKEPFPDAWNNLILLFERNRSSDLHSLSMEAHFDISKPSERSSNQIKSQSRDGFSNCNMLKAEHDCFKETNLWSLIIRTISFFFIKSSLEDFPYTFASTMRELDAAMELDDAKLKALLESYQLMDSARTGPFRALQVVSIFIFTIENLINAPEIKGSKDKNDMQQLEFIRWALSATFIFMGRLVERCLKSNSLDSSPLLSSVLVFVEWLVGILEQAESYASDGKSRSAMSYFFGAFVGLLKQLNARSEVSSPKKTALWEDYELRGFAPVLCSHQSLDFSVHFGHIKSFEAGIECRADRVINAAMKIANRSNGSQKWIIYDKIGMRFCVAVSNVNADTSNSEFELTNDLKVKEAHQSISKSTEEYEKQILEENETSPSVLGESAVMEEEEVIVFKPLTRYNSAPLYASVHTKDSESPKDTEEQTVPPDECLRRATSLLIAQNQSQDDPLGFHSDITNFRPSKPFKQQEPPVKETGASSFSPTAISAGPPSLSSWVFNRGSGNNDREKGRSDMSIPGLSPIEEIASASLSGLSIGQTKDSVISSGQTYASSNYTSPYSAPVPSAPLLPENASWFNDVQPSSYEFKNLEGINRTNNLSDASALSSYPNLNSTHDHYNYDCAVPGFMNGYPPFRGMTSSEWLRQYRENHNLDWTNSYSWPLHHYAPRNSGNFHNQDASMLNLRDHWQVPLASNQMIYPESQLLHPGFPQVHAADEHRRDKLFPDYQRPTAYGCGVATDFRDEPQPLLQYLKEKEWLLQRDPTGRGPYMGN; encoded by the exons ATGAGCAGCAATTCACATCTTCCCCTTATTTATAAGAAAGGAAAACCCAATCTTCTAGTTGAG GTTGCTAATACAGATAAACAGTTAGTTACGTTGATCCATTCCAAAGGATTACTGTGCCCTGAAGTTCAAGAATTGTACCACAGAGTCTGCTCAAGCTATGAGAAAATTCTTCTAAATGATTATGATCAGGCAGAGCTTCAAGATGTTGAATATTCTTTGTGGAAGCTTCACTATAGGCACATCGATGAATTTcggaaaagaataaagaaaagcTCTGTTTCAGATAATACAATGCCGCAAAGTGGTGCTAACGTGCAGAGAAGCAGTGACAATCATATAGAAGGATTCAAATCTTTTTTGTCGGAAGCAATGGCATTTTATCATAATCTGgtagttaaaattaaaagatattatgGGCTTCCAGAAGAATCTTCCTTCGCTAAGGAAGGTTATATGTCAACTACTCTTGAACCAAACAAAAAGCAGAAATACCAGTTTTTATGCCATCGCTTTTTAGTTTGCCTTGGGGATCTTGCTAGATACAAAGAACAGTATGAAAACTTTGGTGCTCAGGAACATAACTGGTCAGTTGCAGTTTCCCACTACTTGGAAGCTACAATGATTTGGCCAGATAGTGGAAACCCTCAGAACCAg TTGGCAGTGTTGGCAACATATGTCGGTGATGAGTTCCTTGCATTGTATCATTGTGTACGGAGTTTAGCAGTTAAAGAACCTTTCCCTGATGCCTGGAATAACCTCATTTTGCTTTTTGAAAGG AACAGGTCATCTGATTTGCATTCCCTTTCTATGGAGGCCCACTTTGATATCTCAAAACCATCTGAAAGAAGCAGCAATCAGATCAAATCACAATCAAGAGATGGTTTTTCAAATTGCAATATGTTGAAAGCTGAACATGATTGCTTTAAGGAAACAAATTTATGGTCACTTATCATCAGAACAATAAGCttctttttcataaaatcCAG TTTGGAGGATTTCCCTTACACTTTTGCTTCTACCATGAGAGAGTTGGATGCGGCAATGGAATTAGATGATGCAAAACTAAAAGCCCTGCTGGAATCCTATCAGCTTATGGATTCAGCTAGAACAGGCCCTTTCCGAGCACTTCAAGTTGTTTCTATATTCATTTTTACCATTGAGAATCTGATTAATGCCCCAGAAATAAAAGgatcaaaagacaaaaatgaTATGCAGCAGCTGGAGTTTATACGGTGGGCATTATCTGCTACATTCATTTTCATGGGACGCCTAGTTGAAAGGTGTTTGAAGTCAAATAGCTTGGACTCTAGCCCTCTTTTATCTTCTGTACTTGTTTTTGTGGAGTGGTTGGTGGGCATACTTGAGCAAGCTGAATCATATGCGTCAGATGGTAAAAGTAGAAGTGCTATGTCTTACTTTTTTGGTGCTTTTGTTGGCCTTTTGAAGCAGCTCAATGCTAGGAGTGAGGTCTCATCTCCCAAAAAGACTGCTCTGTGGGAAGACTATGAGTTGAGGGGCTTTGCACCAGTATTGTGTTCGCACCAGTCATTAGATTTCTCAGTGCATTTTGGACATATAAAGAGTTTTGAAGCTGGCATTGAATGTCGTGCTGATCGTGTCATTAATGCTGCAATGAAGATTGCAAACAGATCAAATGGTTCTCAAAAGTGGATCATCTATGACAAAATAGGAATGAGATTCTGTGTGGCAGTTTCAAATGTGAATGCAGACACAAGCAACTCAGAATTCGAGTTGACCAATGATCTTAAAGTGAAAGAGGCCCATCAGTCTATATCCAAGTCAACTGAGGAATATGAAAAACAGATACTGGAAGAAAATGAGACTAGCCCTTCTGTGCTAGGAGAATCTGCTGTCATGGAAGAGGAAGAAGTCATTGTCTTCAAGCCTCTTACAAGATATAATTCTGCACCACTCTATGCTTCTGTTCATACTAAGGACTCAGAATCTCCAAAGGACACAGAGGAGCAAACAGTGCCACCTGATGAATGCTTGCGCCGTGCCACCTCACTCCTTATAGCACAAAACCAGTCACAGGATGATCCTTTGGGGTTCCATTCTGACATCACTAATTTCAGGCCCAGCAAACCGTTTAAGCAGCAGGAGCCTCCTGTAAAGGAAACTGGAGCATCCTCATTTTCTCCAACTGCCATATCTGCTGGGCCTCCCTCTCTCAGTTCTTGGGTCTTCAATAGAGGAAGTGGCAATAATGATAGAGAAAAAGGGAGAAGTGACATGAGTATACCTGGCTTGAGCCCCATTGAGGAAATAGCTTCTGCATCCTTATCTGGTCTCTCCATTGGTCAAACTAAGGATTCTGTTATAAGTTCTGGGCAAACTTATGCGAGCAGCAATTACACTTCTCCATATTCAGCTCCAGTGCCTTCTGCTCCTTTATTGCCTGAGAATGCTTCTTGGTTTAATGATGTGCAACCCAGTTCATATGAATTCAAGAACTTGGAGGGCATCAACCGAACAAATAACTTGTCTGATGCATCAGCGTTGAGTAGTTATCCAAATTTGAACTCTACTCATGatcattataattatgattgtGCTGTTCCAGGTTTCATGAATGGATACCCACCATTCCGTGGAATGACTTCTTCTGAATGGCTTCGCCAGTACAGAGAAAACCACAATCTTGACTGGACCAATAGCTATTCATGGCCCCTTCATCACTACGCTCCCAGGAACTCAGGCAACTTCCATAATCAAGATGCTTCCATGCTCAATCTTCGTGATCATTGGCAAGTTCCGCTGGCTTCAAACCAAATGATTTATCCTGAGAGCCAATTGTTGCATCCGGGTTTTCCCCAAGTTCATGCAGCAGATGAACACAGAAGAGATAAACTATTTCCTGATTACCAGAGGCCAACCGCTTATGGCTGCGGCGTCGCAACAGACTTTAGAGATGAGCCACAGCCTCTTTTGCAGTATCTTAAAGAGAAAGAATGGCTGTTGCAGCGGGATCCAACAGGGAGAGGTCCTTATATGGGAAACTGA